Sequence from the Xiphophorus maculatus strain JP 163 A chromosome 16, X_maculatus-5.0-male, whole genome shotgun sequence genome:
CTTCCTGGTAGGAGTGTAgggtaaagtaaaaaaatttttcttcttttattttttttttccaaaatgtatcACAGACATTTTACTGATGAAAACCAAATTTAGCATATTTAAAGATAATGTCACCTCCTCCCATCAAAGTGGTTGTTAGTTTTAATTCACATAAGATTAACTTGATAGAtaatatttatacataaatgaaaaaaaaaagattatgcaGATAATGATCTAAAATTTATGGAAGAATCATGTTTGCTCTCTGAATAAACCATACCACTATAGCTTGGCCCACAAACGTTGCTGTCTGCTACTCCTTTCCTTTTGTCTCAGTGAGTTTCTTTTCCATCTCAGCTTCGTGGGTGGGTGGAAAATGAGACACAAACTCTGGACTTCGCTATTGGCAAGAACTCCATGGAGGGAAAAACTCATATGATGTGCATTGAAGGAACCGAAGGTACAGGAGCCTGGTTTAGTTTGAAATCAGCTTTCATGAAATGTAAGGACGGCAGCTAGCTTTAAAAGGTTTACAGCATTTTCTCATGTTCACTCAACAGGTTGTGAGAATCCAAAGCCTTCCCAAACTGAGCTGATGGTGTTAGAGTACGGGGTGTATGACGGCGACCCCGTCACTAAGGTTCTGCTGCAGCCGCTCACTGGTACCTgatctaatttcttttctttcatttacaaagccttgcaaaagtattctttttgtttgtttgttttttaaaaacttttttacattttgtcacaatccAACAAAtcgatgtattttattggtattttatgtgatagaccaacataaaataatgtgtAGTTTTGAGGTGAAGCAAAAAGGACGCAttgtttaataatatatttattaaatatatcttTCAGGTGTTATTACTACAACTGTTGATACTTTAGTAAGACAACGTATGTGGGTTAAATTCAAACAAAGTCGTTGCAGTTTGAAAAAGCAACTTGATGGGTTGCAGCAGAAAATTTTCACCTTGAGGATTTCAGTCAAATTCTGTGGTAAAGAAACTTCCTCTCAGACTGTGTGCTTTGACCTTTGTTTTTTCAGGTCGAACCCACCAGCTGAGGGTCCACTGCAGCGAAATCGGCCACCCCATCGTCGGAGACTTCACTTACAGCTTGGGAGCAGATGACTCTCCGTATCGCATGATGCTACATGCCTATCTCCTCCAAATTCCCCTGGAGCCTCAGCCACTTCTCGTCACTGGTGGAGACCCCTTCATCCCAGCGGTGGACCCTAAATGGGTCCCGCAGCGCTCACTGCGGACACTGGAGGCCACTGCTGAGGCCGTTTTAGAGCACAGCAAGACTAAGGAGAAGGAACGAGTGGTGGCGAGAAGTGAGggggagaagaggaagaagagcaaGCAACGAAGGACTGGGGAGGAGAGTGAGGAGCAGAGGAGGGTTTGTCAGGAGTGGCTGAGTGAATGGGCTGGAGACTGatgggtttttattgtttt
This genomic interval carries:
- the rpusd1 gene encoding RNA pseudouridylate synthase domain-containing protein 1, whose protein sequence is MSSEPASIESLRVLYRSDDYIVVDKHWDIRIDSKMWYEKQTVQMQLQHHFPHLADPSTYYGFRFCHQLDFSTSGALCVALNKAAAGRAYRCFKDRTVTKAYLSLLRGWVENETQTLDFAIGKNSMEGKTHMMCIEGTEGCENPKPSQTELMVLEYGVYDGDPVTKVLLQPLTGRTHQLRVHCSEIGHPIVGDFTYSLGADDSPYRMMLHAYLLQIPLEPQPLLVTGGDPFIPAVDPKWVPQRSLRTLEATAEAVLEHSKTKEKERVVARSEGEKRKKSKQRRTGEESEEQRRVCQEWLSEWAGD